Proteins encoded within one genomic window of Esox lucius isolate fEsoLuc1 chromosome 12, fEsoLuc1.pri, whole genome shotgun sequence:
- the dhrs3a gene encoding short-chain dehydrogenase/reductase 3a isoform X1, whose protein sequence is MDLNNLGHALLFPFNIIFCILKSCLGLFIPSRRKDLRGEVVLITGGGRGIGRHLGKEFAKNGAKKVILWGRTERCLKETCEEISLTTGAECHYFLCDVANREEVYKQAKVVREKVGDVTILVNNAAVVHGKSLMDSDDDALMKTQYINTLGQFWTTKAFLPRMLELCHGHVVCINSILSLSSIPGAIDYCTSKASSLAFMESLTLGLLDCPGVGCTTVLPFHTNTDMFQGMRVRFPQLFPPLNPELVAQRTVDAVRTNTPFIYLPWTMRALVILKSFLPQAALEEIHRFAGCYTCMDTFKGRT, encoded by the exons ATGGATTTAAATAACTTGGGACACGCTTTGCTTTTCCCGTTCAACATAATCTTCTGCATATTAAAATCATGCTTGGGATTGTTCATCCCGAGCAGACGGAAAGACCTACGTGGAGAGGTGGTGTTGATCACAGGCGGTGGACGGGGCATTGGTCGGCATTTGGGCAAGGAGTTTGCAAAAAATGGGGCAAAAAAG GTGATCCTGTGGGGACGCACCGAGAGGTGTCTGAAGGAGACCTGCGAGGAGATCTCTCTTACCACGGGAGCCGAGTGCCACTACTTCCTGTGTGATGTAGCCAATCGCGAGGAGGTGTACAAGCAGGCCAAGGTGGTCCGAGAGAAG GTAGGCGATGTCACCATACTGGTGAATAACGCAGCAGTGGTTCATGGGAAGAGTCTGATGGACAGTGATGATGATGCTTTGATGAAGACTCAATACATCAACACTCTGGGCCAGTTCTGG accaCCAAAGCTTTCCTTCCACGCATGCTGGAGCTTTGCCACGGCCACGTGGTGTGCATCAACTCCatcctgtccctgtcctccaTCCCGGGGGCCATAGATTACTGCACGTCCAAGGCCTCATCTCTGGCCTTCATGGAGAGCCTGACCTTGGGGCTGCTGGACTGCCCGGGGGTGGGCTGCACCACCGTGCTCCCCttccacaccaacacagacatgtTCCAGGGCATGAGAGTCAG GTTTCCTCAGCTCTTCCCCCCGCTGAACCCGGAGCTGGTGGCCCAGCGGACAGTGGACGCCGTCCGGACCAACACACCGTTTATCTACTTACCTTGGACCATGCGTGCTCTTGTTATCCTCAAGAG CTTCCTGCCTCAGGCGGCTCTGGAGGAGATCCACCGCTTCGCTGGGTGCTATACCTGCATGGACACATTCAAGGGGCGGACATAG
- the dhrs3a gene encoding short-chain dehydrogenase/reductase 3a isoform X2, protein MDLNNLGHALLFPFNIIFCILKSCLGLFIPSRRKDLRGEVVLITGGGRGIGRHLGKEFAKNGAKKVGDVTILVNNAAVVHGKSLMDSDDDALMKTQYINTLGQFWTTKAFLPRMLELCHGHVVCINSILSLSSIPGAIDYCTSKASSLAFMESLTLGLLDCPGVGCTTVLPFHTNTDMFQGMRVRFPQLFPPLNPELVAQRTVDAVRTNTPFIYLPWTMRALVILKSFLPQAALEEIHRFAGCYTCMDTFKGRT, encoded by the exons ATGGATTTAAATAACTTGGGACACGCTTTGCTTTTCCCGTTCAACATAATCTTCTGCATATTAAAATCATGCTTGGGATTGTTCATCCCGAGCAGACGGAAAGACCTACGTGGAGAGGTGGTGTTGATCACAGGCGGTGGACGGGGCATTGGTCGGCATTTGGGCAAGGAGTTTGCAAAAAATGGGGCAAAAAAG GTAGGCGATGTCACCATACTGGTGAATAACGCAGCAGTGGTTCATGGGAAGAGTCTGATGGACAGTGATGATGATGCTTTGATGAAGACTCAATACATCAACACTCTGGGCCAGTTCTGG accaCCAAAGCTTTCCTTCCACGCATGCTGGAGCTTTGCCACGGCCACGTGGTGTGCATCAACTCCatcctgtccctgtcctccaTCCCGGGGGCCATAGATTACTGCACGTCCAAGGCCTCATCTCTGGCCTTCATGGAGAGCCTGACCTTGGGGCTGCTGGACTGCCCGGGGGTGGGCTGCACCACCGTGCTCCCCttccacaccaacacagacatgtTCCAGGGCATGAGAGTCAG GTTTCCTCAGCTCTTCCCCCCGCTGAACCCGGAGCTGGTGGCCCAGCGGACAGTGGACGCCGTCCGGACCAACACACCGTTTATCTACTTACCTTGGACCATGCGTGCTCTTGTTATCCTCAAGAG CTTCCTGCCTCAGGCGGCTCTGGAGGAGATCCACCGCTTCGCTGGGTGCTATACCTGCATGGACACATTCAAGGGGCGGACATAG